TACATTTTCACCAATCACAGCCCCTTCTTCAATAATTGCTGTTTTGGCGATTTTCGCTGATTTTGCAATACTCACTTTATGCCTTTTTCTCTGCATTATCTACAACCATCGCTTTAAGCTCTGCTTCTGCAACAAGTTTTTCATCAACATACGCATAACCTTGAAGCACCCAAATCCCCCCTTTTTGCTTTATCACTTCAAGCTTATAAGTTAGTCTATCGCCAGGGACTACAGGATTTCTAAACTTAGCTTTATCAATACTCATAAAATACACGATTTTATCGCCATTATTATTTGCATTCTCACCAAACATACTCACAAACGCTAGAACGCCTCCTGTTTGTGCCATTCCTTCAATGATATACACACCCGGATAAATAGGCTGGACTGGAAAATGCCCATTAAACACATCCTCATTAATTGTTACATTTTTATAGCCTTCAATACTTACATTTGGAGTAATTGCTGTGATTCTATCCACTAACAATAATGGATAACGATGGGGTAAAATCTCACGAATCTTTTGCACATCAAAAATCATATTATTTTCCTTTTGTTTATTTATAATCCCATTTTGCCTGGATTTAAAATATTATTGGGATCAAAAGCCTGCTTAATGGAGCGAAATAACTGCATTTCTTCTTCAGAGAAAGCCAAATGCATAAAAGGTGCTTTAGAAAGCCCAATCCCATGCTCTCCACTAAGCGTTCCACCAAGCTCTACTGTGATTTTAAAAATCTCCTCAATTGCCTTATGCCCCTTTTCTAACTCTTGGGGATTTGATCCATCAACCATTACATTTGTATGCACATTGCCATCTCCTGTATGCCCAAAACACGGAATTACAACACCATATTTTTTAGACACTTCTGCAATTCTTTCTAAAAGCTCTGGAAGTTTTGAACGCGGCACAGTGATATCTTCATTTAATTTTTTGCTTCCATAAATCGTAATGCTAGGGCTTGCATTTTTGCGCGCAAACCATAAATCCGCTACTTCTTCTTCATTGTTTGCTTTAATAAAATTAACCGCACCATTTTCACAGAATTTCTCTTCTATCTTATTAATTTGATAAGTAATTTCTTCAGGCAAATTTCCATCTACTTCTGTAATCAAAATCGCTCCAGCATCTTTTGGTAAGCCTTTATTAAACTTCTCTTCTACAGCTCTAATGCTAAGATTATCCAAAAACTCCATTGCCACAGGCGTAACTCCACTTGCCATTGTCTTATACACAGCATTCATTGCAGATTGAATACTAGGAAATACACCCATAGCACTTTGTTTAAACTTTGGCTTACTTAAAAGTTTTAGCGTAATCTCTGTAATCACACCCAGCGTGCCTTCACTCGCAATTAAGATTCCAGCAATATTATAACCTGCCACATCTTTAATCGTTTTTTTGCCAGCACGGATAATATCCCCATTTGGCAACACTGCGCGTAACGCCATTACAAAGTCTTTTGTGATTCCATATTTTGCCGCACGCATTCCCCCAGCATTCTCACTCACATTTCCACCAAGCGTAGAATAATGCTCGCTTGCAGGATCTGGCGGATAAAACAGCCCCACAGCTTCCACTGCTTTTTGAAGTTGCATATTGACAACTCCAGGCTGCACCCTTGCTACCATATTCTCCATATCAATTTCTAAGATTTGGTTCATATGTTTTTCTAGTGCTAGCACAACACCACCATTTACCGCTAGCGAACCTCCAGTAAAACCACTTCCTGCACCGCGTGGAATCACGGGAATTAAATGCGTATTACAATATTTTAAAATCTCACTCACTTCTTCTTCATTATGAGGAAATACAACACATTCTGGATATTTTCGTTCCTTTGTTGCATCATAACAATACGCACTTAAATGCGCCTTATCACTAAAGCACTCTCCCTTACCAACAATGGCTTCAAGATCTTTAATATTTTGATTTGTCATCTTGCGCCCTTAAAAAATATTTTTAATTTGATTTGTAAAATACCTTGTTACGCGCCCAAAAAATGTTGCGTCTTCATCTTTAATCTCACCCTTTAAAAGTGCATCAAAATACAAATAATAATCTTGTGTTGTAACATCATTTATAAGATAAGAAAACCACGCTTGATTATCGCTTCCAATACGCGAAAAAAAAGGCAACATTCTCTCATTAATTGGTGCGCGCCCTGTAATATAATCTTTCTTTACAGGCTTAAAAGTTTGGCAATCCAATGCTTGCCCTTCATTAAGATTGACTAAATACACAATCCCAGCAGCATATTGCGTGCAAACCCTACGAAAATCCCCTTTAACAGGTGATGTATGTCCAACATCCATTAAATATGCCGCTAACAAATCTGGATGCAACCAAGTAACATCAGGATATACTGCTTTAATCTTTTCATAAATTTCTTGAGAAGGGGCTACCAAAAATGCGCGATCATTAAATGCACGAAAAATCACTTCATCATTTTTCTTTGGATACAAAATTGGTGCTGGAAATGCTCCTTGTTCCAAGCCCTCAAATGGTTCAAATGCGATTTTAGCGCGATTATCTTTAATCTCCACAACAGCAGCCCTAGCAACAATAGCTGAATGCTCTTTTGTAAACCAGCGCACAATCTCTCCACTTTCACCAACTTTTAAATCAAAAGCTGGAACATAAGCATAATGCCTAAAATCTTCATCTAACTCTACAATGGGAACAATAAGTTTATTTCCAAAAGGAGAAGCATAGGAAAAAACATTAAAAAGCACAAGAAACAAGGAATATTTCAAGAAGTATTGAAAGGAATTTAAAAATTTCATACACAAACCTTTTAAAAGCCAATAATTGCTGTGCGATTTTAATTGATATTTGCTTAAAGTGGAGCAATGTTTTATATAACTTTTGTATATTTTTTACAAGTTTTTAAGTTTTATACACAAATTTTTCACACAACTTAAATTCTAAAAATGTGGAATTCTTTTTGCTTAGATGCTCTTAACTCTAAAAAGGATTCCATTCTAAATGCTTATCAATCACAACTTAAACACATCAGGCTTAAATGAGATTTTTAACGAAGCCAATCGTCTTTTAGGAAGCAATACACAAACAACACAATCCAACGCAAAAATACAAAGTGCCGATAAAATCCAAGATGAAAAGCAAGATTCCGATTTTTCCACAAAAGAACGCATAACCTATGGGCTTGTAAGCCTAGAAATTATGAGTGATGAGCAATACAAAGCATTTGAGCGCGTTACAGCAAATATGTCTCCTAATGAAAAAATCGCAGTAGCACAAATTCTAACACGCGCTGGAAATCTAAGTGCTAGCGTGGAACACATCAGGGAGCAAGAAAAAGCAATTGCCAATCAAAATGCAAAAAGTGCGCAAGGCAATACACAAGGTTTTTTGGGCGTTACACAAAATGGCTGGAAAGAAGTTGCAAAAGAATTTCAAGACAATCTTAATAATCTTAATGGAATCTATACAAAACACTACAAAAAAGATATTACAAGCAACTACAATGATATTTTACGCAAAAACAATGAAGCAAAAACGCAACGCATTCTGCGAGAATTTAGCCATGCAATTTTTAGTGGTAGCGCGCGGATTGATACAATAGGCTAATTTTATCATTTTTTAAAGAAAAGAATACTAAAATACGCCTTCCACTTTTTGGTATGCCAAGGTAGCTCAGCTGGTTTAGAGCGCTGGTCTCATAAGCCGGAGGTCGGGGGTTCGAGTCCCCCCTTTGGTACCACTTAAGATTCTTTTTATAACTTTGCGCTCATAGCTCAGCTGGATAGAGCAACGGCCTTCTAAGCCGTAGGTCAGAGGTTCGAATCCTCTTGGGCGTACCACCTAAATAATTCCTATTCTATATCTCATAACTTTTAGAATTACAAATCAATGCGCCACCGCTTCGCTAATCCCAACTCCACTTTGCGCACGAAAGTCTTGTGCATTAAATCCTGCTCTATCCACTACTGCACGCTCGCTATTATCTAGTTTTGAGATAATATAAATTAACACAAAAGTTAGTGGCATTGAAAAAAGAGCTGGGTGATCGTAAGGAAAAATTGCCTCTGCAAATCCAAAGCTTTTTACCCAAATACTAGGACTTAAAAGAACCATTGTAACAACCGTTACAAGCCCGATTAATCCTCCCCAAAACGCACCTTTTGTAGTCAGCTCTTTCCAATAGATACTTAAAAGCAAAATCGGAAAATTTACACTTGCTGCAATTGCAAAAGCAAGTCCTACGGTAAATGCAACATTTTGATTCTCAAACACAATTCCCAAAACAATCGCAAAAATTCCAATCCCAATGGTTGCCATTTTAGTAACTTTCATCTCAAGTTTTGGATCACATTGCCCATCTTTGCAAACATTTACAAACAAATCATGAGAAATCGCCCCAGCCCCAGAAATTGCAAGCCCAGCAACAACTGCTAAAATCGTAGCAAAAGCAACCGCAGAAATAAATCCTAAGAAATAATCCCCACCAATAGCCTGTGCAAGAGTGATTGCCACCATATTTGTGATTCCATTAAAACTTCCATCAGCATTTGTAAATTGTGGATTCCCAAGCAATAATGCAATTGCTCCAAATCCAATAATAAAAGTTAAGATATAAAAATATCCAATTAATCCTGTCGCATAAAATACAGACTTTCTAGCCTCTTTTGCGTCTTTTACAGTAAAAAAGCGCATTAAAATATGTGGCAATCCAGCTGTTCCAAACATTAACGCAAGCCCTAAAGATAGCGCAGAAATCGTATCTGGTAAAAATCCTCCCGGCAGCATTATTGCCTCACCTTTAGGATGATTTTGCACTGCCTGTGAAAAATAATAACTCAAATCAAACTTTGTTAAATACAAAATCATAATCGCCATAAAAGTAGCTCCACCAAGCAACAAAATCGCCTTGATAATTTGCACCCAAGTTGTTGCGTGCATTCCACCAAAGACAACATAACAAATCATCAAAATCCCAACAAGCACAACAGCCACCGTGTAAGGAAGTCCAAACAAGAGTTGGATAAGTTGCCCAGCACCCACCATTTGCGCGATAAGATAAAATACAATCACACTAAGTGCAGAAACTGCTGAAATCACACGAATAGGCTTTGCATTTAAGCGATACGCCGTAATATCCGCGAAGGTGAATTTACCAAGATTTCTAAACTTCTCCGCAATCAAAAACAAAATAATAGGCCAGCCAGCAAGAAATCCAATAGAATAAATTAGCCCATCAAAACCATTTGTAAAAACAAGTGCTGTAATCCCAAGAAAACTAGCCGCGCTCATAAAATCTCCAGCAATTGCTGTCCCATTTTGCATTCCTGTAATATTCCCACCTGCTGTGTAAAATCCACTTGCGCTTTGGCTTTTTTTGTTTGAATAATAAGTAATTAGCAAAGTGCCAAGCACAAAAATTAAAAACATCGTTACTGCAATAGGATTAAACGCATTTTGCGTAACATTCTCCACATCAAAGCTAGCAGCATTTGCAAGACTTGCACCAAACAATACCCCCAAAGTTAGTTTAATACTTTTTTCCATTTTTCAATTCCTCCAATGCTCCGCTTTGCTCTAAATTTTGCAAAATCCCATCTTGTTGCCTGTCAAAATACTGGTTTGCTAAAAATGTATAAAGACCAGTAGCCGTGATACACAGGGCAATCAAAAAGATTCCGACAATAATTCCAAGTGTAATTGAGCTAGGACCTAGACGATACCCTAAAATATCTGGAAAAAGCCCTATACTAATAACAAAAGCGTAATAACAAACTAGAACAATGGCAGATAACCACAACGCTACTTTGTTTCTAAAGGAAACAAATTTTTTAAATTCCTGGATAGATTGTTGATAATCCACATTTTTTCTCATTTATTACTCCTTACAAATTGTAATTTAGCCATTAAAATGTTACAAAAATTCCAATAATAAGTATAGAGTAAAAAATAAATATTTCAATAAATACAATATAAATGTATATTTTAGTAACATTTATATATTAAATTACATTTTGTAACATATTAGTAAATAAAAATTTGGAATAGTATTTTTGGATTCTATCTTAGTCCTTTGGTATAAGCCACAGAAAAATATCATCTGCAATTTGCTCACTATGAAGTAGATTAAAGTTTGCATTTAGCGACATTGTAAGATTGGAATCCCTTTTGAAATTTGGGCTTAAAATCACAAGTGTTAAATCCATAGAATTTTGAAGTGCCTTAAAAAGCCCAGATCCCCCTTCACAAAAGATAAAACCATGCAAGGCTTTCACTTGCTCTAGGCTATGTAAAATCTCTACTTTACGATTTGGAATTTCAAATAAAGGCGCGGATTTTGGGAAGTCCTTTTGACGCGTTAGAATCGCTACATTTGGATTTCTTTGCTCTAAAGTCGCAAAGCGCGTATCAAGACGCGGATTATCCACACGCACACTCTCTCCAGAAATTAGCAACACATCAGCTTTTGTGCGATAATCGTGCATTAGGCTTTGTGCTTGGTGTGTGCTAATTTGCCCACCATCAATGCTACCATCAAGCCTGCTTGCATATTTAAAAAGCATAAATTTACCCTGTGTTTGCAACAATCTAAAGGGAAGCAAAAGTGCATTTGCTTGTTTATGGATTGCTTGTAAGGCTTCCACCTCCCACGCTTTAATCACACAAATTCCTGCTTCTATAAGCTCTTGTGCGCCGCCTTTTGCACTTTTATCGCAATCTTGTGTAGCAATGATTACACATTTTGGCTTTAGAGTTTTAAGCAAAGTAGCACACGAAGGTGTTTTACCCTTTTTATTGCTACTGCAAGGCTCTAGGGTTACATAAAGCATTGTATCCTTAAAAATTGGAATCGCATTTTTCAAAAGATAGGAATGAATTGCTTGAGATTCCTTTAAAGACAAAATCGCATTATCGCCACTTAGGGCTGCATAGGCTTTTTGTAAAGCTAACACTTCCGCGTGGGGCTTACCACATTCTTTGTGAGATTCTAAGCTTACAATCGCCCCATTTTCATCTAGCACTAAAGCTGCGACAGCAGGGTTTGGAAGCGTTT
The Helicobacter winghamensis ATCC BAA-430 DNA segment above includes these coding regions:
- the fabZ gene encoding 3-hydroxyacyl-ACP dehydratase FabZ translates to MIFDVQKIREILPHRYPLLLVDRITAITPNVSIEGYKNVTINEDVFNGHFPVQPIYPGVYIIEGMAQTGGVLAFVSMFGENANNNGDKIVYFMSIDKAKFRNPVVPGDRLTYKLEVIKQKGGIWVLQGYAYVDEKLVAEAELKAMVVDNAEKKA
- the glcD gene encoding glycolate oxidase subunit GlcD; its protein translation is MTNQNIKDLEAIVGKGECFSDKAHLSAYCYDATKERKYPECVVFPHNEEEVSEILKYCNTHLIPVIPRGAGSGFTGGSLAVNGGVVLALEKHMNQILEIDMENMVARVQPGVVNMQLQKAVEAVGLFYPPDPASEHYSTLGGNVSENAGGMRAAKYGITKDFVMALRAVLPNGDIIRAGKKTIKDVAGYNIAGILIASEGTLGVITEITLKLLSKPKFKQSAMGVFPSIQSAMNAVYKTMASGVTPVAMEFLDNLSIRAVEEKFNKGLPKDAGAILITEVDGNLPEEITYQINKIEEKFCENGAVNFIKANNEEEVADLWFARKNASPSITIYGSKKLNEDITVPRSKLPELLERIAEVSKKYGVVIPCFGHTGDGNVHTNVMVDGSNPQELEKGHKAIEEIFKITVELGGTLSGEHGIGLSKAPFMHLAFSEEEMQLFRSIKQAFDPNNILNPGKMGL
- a CDS encoding plasminogen-binding N-terminal domain-containing protein, which gives rise to MKFLNSFQYFLKYSLFLVLFNVFSYASPFGNKLIVPIVELDEDFRHYAYVPAFDLKVGESGEIVRWFTKEHSAIVARAAVVEIKDNRAKIAFEPFEGLEQGAFPAPILYPKKNDEVIFRAFNDRAFLVAPSQEIYEKIKAVYPDVTWLHPDLLAAYLMDVGHTSPVKGDFRRVCTQYAAGIVYLVNLNEGQALDCQTFKPVKKDYITGRAPINERMLPFFSRIGSDNQAWFSYLINDVTTQDYYLYFDALLKGEIKDEDATFFGRVTRYFTNQIKNIF
- a CDS encoding cation acetate symporter, which translates into the protein MEKSIKLTLGVLFGASLANAASFDVENVTQNAFNPIAVTMFLIFVLGTLLITYYSNKKSQSASGFYTAGGNITGMQNGTAIAGDFMSAASFLGITALVFTNGFDGLIYSIGFLAGWPIILFLIAEKFRNLGKFTFADITAYRLNAKPIRVISAVSALSVIVFYLIAQMVGAGQLIQLLFGLPYTVAVVLVGILMICYVVFGGMHATTWVQIIKAILLLGGATFMAIMILYLTKFDLSYYFSQAVQNHPKGEAIMLPGGFLPDTISALSLGLALMFGTAGLPHILMRFFTVKDAKEARKSVFYATGLIGYFYILTFIIGFGAIALLLGNPQFTNADGSFNGITNMVAITLAQAIGGDYFLGFISAVAFATILAVVAGLAISGAGAISHDLFVNVCKDGQCDPKLEMKVTKMATIGIGIFAIVLGIVFENQNVAFTVGLAFAIAASVNFPILLLSIYWKELTTKGAFWGGLIGLVTVVTMVLLSPSIWVKSFGFAEAIFPYDHPALFSMPLTFVLIYIISKLDNSERAVVDRAGFNAQDFRAQSGVGISEAVAH
- a CDS encoding DUF485 domain-containing protein, whose translation is MRKNVDYQQSIQEFKKFVSFRNKVALWLSAIVLVCYYAFVISIGLFPDILGYRLGPSSITLGIIVGIFLIALCITATGLYTFLANQYFDRQQDGILQNLEQSGALEELKNGKKY
- the ribD gene encoding bifunctional diaminohydroxyphosphoribosylaminopyrimidine deaminase/5-amino-6-(5-phosphoribosylamino)uracil reductase RibD, with product MVNKMLAHAFYLDLCLQCAWKEQLKTLPNPAVAALVLDENGAIVSLESHKECGKPHAEVLALQKAYAALSGDNAILSLKESQAIHSYLLKNAIPIFKDTMLYVTLEPCSSNKKGKTPSCATLLKTLKPKCVIIATQDCDKSAKGGAQELIEAGICVIKAWEVEALQAIHKQANALLLPFRLLQTQGKFMLFKYASRLDGSIDGGQISTHQAQSLMHDYRTKADVLLISGESVRVDNPRLDTRFATLEQRNPNVAILTRQKDFPKSAPLFEIPNRKVEILHSLEQVKALHGFIFCEGGSGLFKALQNSMDLTLVILSPNFKRDSNLTMSLNANFNLLHSEQIADDIFLWLIPKD